Proteins from one Oncorhynchus masou masou isolate Uvic2021 chromosome 12, UVic_Omas_1.1, whole genome shotgun sequence genomic window:
- the LOC135551070 gene encoding von Willebrand factor A domain-containing protein 7-like has translation MMSSVLAVVSLLLLQTGVHGFLVLFSGSSMDHLEITREAILQTTAKVCMQLASVEGRDFTLPPGPLTAESLALACSSSGSAKSFQSAISDVTWRNAGVDFRHLFNEEYHFDGERFIEGRKLIKDGMTSVKASIKQGNFEAARQKLGDILHTLQDFYSHSNWIELGNRFPHSNLIRSDVSDIGPVADKDTPTCRSCVGKDCQNNILEDIIRDKKLTSGYFGLVPLFSTKPKGKCSHGGSLDQTSGKEPTGGINKDSLESSHGNWHTAAAEVAVAATSQLLEDIRGAAGDTDFLRMMGISKNGSRVLCFVIDTTGSMSDDIAAVRETTSFIIDSKRGTPDEPSVYILVPFNDPDFGPLMRTTDPNVFKAQINALNADGGGDFPEMSLSGLQLALTGAPPSSDIFLFTDAPAKDLNLMGTVIALIERTKSVVTFFLTGSLGLRRRRGSDQGQGQVQHSRMAVSDSQLYRELAQSSGGQAIQVTKTELPKATSIIVESSSSSLVTILQAVRSLGGADNFSFTVDESVRNLTAYVTGSSLSFTLTSSSGIPEIFIYPFFI, from the exons ATGATGTCATCAGTCCTGGccgttgtctctctcctcctcttgcaGACAGGGGTCCATGGGTTCCTGGTGCTCTTCTCAGGCAGCTCCATGGACCACCTGGAGATCACCAGGGAAGCCATCTTACAGACCACGGCGAAGGTGTGCATGCAACTGGCCTCGGTTGAGGGAAGAGACTTCACTCTGCCG cccgGACCACTGACTGCAGAGTCTCTGGCTCTAGCCTGCTCCTCATCGGGGTCTGCTAAGAGTTTCCAGAGTGCCATATCAGACGTCACCTGGAGAAATGCCGGAGTTGACTTCCGTCACCTGTTCAATGAAGAATACCACTTTGATGGGGAGAGATTTATCGAGGGGCGGAAACTCATCAAAGATGGAATGACCTCTGTCAAAGCCAGCATCAAGCAAGGGAACTTTGAGGCAGCAAGACAGAAGCTGGGAGACATTTTACACACCTTACAG GACTTCTACAGTCACAGTAACTGGATAGAACTGGGTAACAGATTTCCCCATTCCAATCTCATCAGATCAGACGTGTCCGACATCGGCCCTGTTGCAG ATAAGGACACGCCCACATGTCGGAGCTGTGTCGGAAAAGACTGCCAGAACAACATCCTAGAAGACATCATCAGAGACAAGAAGCTGACCTCGGGATATTTTGGCCTTGTACCTTTATTTTCCACCAAACCAAAAG GGAAGTGCAGCCATGGGGGATCATTGGACCAGACAAGCGGGAAGGAGCCAACAGGTGGGATCAACAAGGACTCGCTTGAGTCCAGCCACGGCAACTGGCACACTGCAGCTGCAGAGGTGGCCGTGGCTGCAACCAGTCAGCTGCTGGAGGACATCAGAGGGGCTGCCGGGGACACTGACTTCCTACG catgATGGGTATCTCTAAGAATGGATCTAGAGTTCTGTGTTTTGTAATCGACACCACCGGCAGCATGTCGGACGACATTGCAGCAGTAAGGGAGACGACATCGTTCATCATTGACAGCAAGAGAGGAACGCCAGACGAGCCCTCAGTCTACATCTTGGTCCCCTTCAATGACCCAG ACTTTGGGCCCCTGATGCGGACCACAGACCCAAACGTCTTTAAGGCCCAGATCAATGCACTGAATGCTGATGGAGGAGGGGATTTCCCGGAGATGAGTCTATCAGGACTCCAG TTGGCTTTAACTGGTGCACCCCCCTCTTCAGACATCTTCCTTTTCACTGATGCCCCTGCAAAAGACTTGAATCTAATGGGCACGGTGATCGCTCTAATAGAACGCACTAAGTCAGTG GTGACCTTCTTCCTAACTGGCTCTTTGGGGCTCCGTCGTAGGAGGGGTAGTGACCAGGGCCAAGGACAGGTCCAGCACAGTCGGATGGCAGTGTCAGACTCCCAGCTCTACAGGGAGCTGGCCCAGTCCTCAGGTGGCCAAGCCATACAGGTCACCAAGACAGAACTGCCCAAGGCCACCAGCATCATTGTGGAATCCTCCAGCTCTTCATTG GTCACCATTCTACAGGCTGTGCGGAGTCTAGGAGGGGCTGATAATTTCTCCTTCACTGTAGATGAGTCTGTGAGAAACCTGACTGCTTATGTCACAGGAAGCTCCCTCTCCTTCACACTCACCAGCTCCTCAGGTATTCCAGAGATATTCATTTatcctttttttatttaa